In a genomic window of [Empedobacter] haloabium:
- a CDS encoding OmpW family outer membrane protein yields MKKAILAVLAVSMTMVAAGAAAQTSPWQVRARAVHIDPADKSDPVAGVGASDRIGVSDKTIPELDVSYFFTPNIAAELVLTYPQKHDVYLDGQTIGTFKHLPPSLLAQYHFMPGATISPYVGAGINWTTFSKNKILNGQGSLEHDSWGLALQAGFDYKLNQNWSLNVDVKKLQLRSDVMIAGVKASKVKVDPVLFGVGVGYRF; encoded by the coding sequence ATGAAAAAAGCAATCCTGGCAGTTCTCGCCGTCTCGATGACCATGGTGGCCGCCGGTGCCGCCGCACAAACCTCGCCATGGCAGGTACGTGCCCGTGCCGTCCACATCGATCCGGCCGACAAGTCCGACCCTGTCGCTGGCGTCGGCGCTTCGGACCGCATCGGCGTATCGGACAAGACCATCCCGGAGCTGGACGTCTCCTATTTCTTCACCCCGAACATCGCCGCGGAACTGGTGCTGACCTACCCGCAAAAGCATGACGTGTATCTGGATGGCCAGACCATCGGCACCTTCAAGCACCTGCCGCCTTCGCTGCTGGCCCAGTACCACTTCATGCCGGGCGCGACGATCAGCCCCTACGTGGGCGCCGGCATCAACTGGACGACGTTCTCCAAGAACAAGATCCTGAACGGCCAGGGCAGCCTGGAACACGACAGCTGGGGCCTGGCGCTGCAAGCCGGCTTCGATTACAAGCTGAACCAGAACTGGTCGCTGAACGTGGACGTGAAAAAGCTGCAACTGCGCAGCGACGTGATGATCGCCGGCGTCAAGGCCAGCAAAGTGAAGGTCGATCCGGTGCTGTTCGGCGTCGGCGTCGGCTACCGCTTCTAA